A region of Paraburkholderia sp. BL23I1N1 DNA encodes the following proteins:
- a CDS encoding porin, giving the protein MKVGERWLIAVCVGGCVGVAHAQSSVTLYGVFDQGVLAATNVHGAHVYQSSGGWLSGSRWGLRGAEDLGGGAQAIFVLENGFDGSTGAALQGGRQFGRQAYVGLSNSYGKLTFGRQYDMVVDHLAVTGMTAEIWGGAFACSPGDVDNLCNSRRMDNSVKYSSPSFGGLSFGSAYSFGGVPGELSRSSIWTAGADYSNGSLTAGVGYFNVNSPNTASYGGAAVSGTANTFTNGMSSSPVISGFASANRQETLAAGVNYTIGSSTFGASYTYTRFDGLGTFAVAGTPALNGTAKVQNAEARYFVYVTPFLVTGIAFHYTAVGAAGSITGARYRQLDLGVNYYLSKRTTLYAVLAMQSANGQDSTGKPAVAALAFVSPSSSNHQAAAQIGIRHRF; this is encoded by the coding sequence ATGAAAGTCGGCGAAAGGTGGCTTATAGCGGTCTGCGTTGGAGGGTGCGTTGGCGTTGCGCACGCGCAGAGTTCGGTCACGCTGTACGGCGTATTTGACCAGGGTGTGCTGGCGGCGACGAATGTGCACGGCGCGCACGTTTATCAATCGTCGGGCGGCTGGCTGTCAGGCTCGCGATGGGGCTTGCGAGGTGCCGAAGATCTTGGCGGAGGGGCGCAGGCGATCTTCGTTCTTGAGAACGGCTTCGACGGGTCCACCGGAGCCGCGCTGCAAGGCGGTCGACAGTTTGGGCGTCAGGCCTACGTTGGACTTTCCAACTCGTACGGGAAACTGACGTTTGGCCGGCAATACGACATGGTCGTCGACCATCTTGCTGTTACTGGCATGACCGCGGAAATATGGGGTGGAGCATTTGCTTGTAGTCCGGGCGATGTTGACAATCTGTGCAACAGCCGGCGCATGGACAACTCCGTCAAGTATTCCAGCCCGTCGTTCGGCGGCCTTTCATTCGGCAGTGCCTATAGCTTTGGCGGAGTTCCGGGGGAACTCTCGCGGTCGAGCATCTGGACTGCAGGCGCGGATTACTCGAATGGTTCGTTAACTGCGGGCGTTGGCTATTTCAATGTGAATAGTCCGAACACAGCCTCCTATGGAGGTGCCGCAGTATCCGGTACCGCCAACACCTTTACGAATGGTATGAGTTCGTCGCCGGTCATTAGCGGCTTTGCGTCGGCGAATCGGCAGGAAACGTTAGCAGCTGGCGTGAACTATACGATCGGCTCCAGCACGTTCGGCGCGTCCTACACCTATACCCGTTTCGACGGGCTGGGGACATTTGCCGTGGCAGGCACACCAGCGCTCAACGGGACTGCGAAGGTACAGAATGCCGAAGCGCGATACTTTGTGTATGTCACCCCGTTCCTTGTGACAGGAATCGCCTTCCACTACACGGCGGTGGGCGCCGCGGGCAGCATTACTGGCGCGCGGTACCGGCAGCTGGATCTCGGCGTCAACTACTATCTGTCCAAACGCACGACGCTTTATGCAGTTTTGGCGATGCAGTCTGCAAACGGACAGGACTCGACTGGCAAACCGGCGGTCGCGGCACTGGCGTTCGTCTCACCGTCTTCGTCGAATCACCAGGCCGCTGCCCAGATCGGCATCCGCCATCGATTCTAG